tttttttgagatggagtctcgctctgtcgcccaggctggagtgcagtggtgcaatctcggttcactgcaaccgccacctccccggttcaagcaattctcctgtctcagcctcctgagtagctgggattacaggtgcacgccaccacgcccagctaatttttgtaattttagtagagatggggtttcaccatgttggtcaggctgacttgaactcctgacctcatgatccacctgcctcggcctcccaaagtgccgggatcacaggcatgagccaccgtgcctggcccccatgGCTATATTCTTAAGGCAGAATAGGGCTTCTAAATGTAGGTTTAAATCTGCAACAAGAACGAGCTTTTAAAAGGACAAatgacaggctgggcatggtggctcaagcggtaatcccagcactttgggaggcccaggagggtggatcacttgaactcagaagtttgagaccagcctgggcaatatggcaaaaccttgtctctaccaaaaatacaaaaattagccaggtgtggtagcacacacctgtgatcctagctactcgggtggctgaggcatgagaattgcttgaacccaggaggcagaggttgcagtgagcaccactgcactccagcctgggaaacagagtgagaccctgtctcaaaaaggaagaaataaaaaaaaagactgccatATTTTGAGAACCCATAACAGAAGGGAGGCAAAGTAAGGAAGAACAAGTCCACTGGGCATGGGAACTACCCTTTGGGGGCCTCAAAGTTGGTCCTGTCTCACTTGGGCCAACTCAGATGGCTGACTCACAGGGGACCTGCTTGACATTTGGACTGTGGTCCTGCCACCACCCTTCACGAATGGGACTGAAACTCACCTCCCCACTGGCCGCCTAGCTCCCAGCTGAGACTCACCCCCTCTGCTGGCTGAGTTTCACCACTGAGACTGATCTTACTGCAGACTTGAAagcagggaggcagagtttggcttttctgcctcccacctccctctccaCACATTCACTCCCAAAGGGGACTCTGGGCTTTCTGGACCCTTTGCCTAAGACTATTTCCCTCAAACAGCCATCTCTACCAGTAGCTAATGAGACATgccagggagaaaagaaaagcagttaaTGAACCGGCAAACTACCCAGACAGGAAAGTGTGAGAACGCTGCAGAGGAGGAAGGTTagaggaggtgagggaggagagagggagcaagagggaacagagaagaaatgagagagaaCGCCTCCATTCATAGCTCCTCAGAGAATCAGACCCTGAAACATGAGCTGTTGGCTTGGATGGGCTTTGACCCATTAAAACATCATTAAATGAAAAACtttgcaaagcaaagcaaaatccATTGCTGttatggatttttgtttttaagcaacTGCACAAGTTAAAATGTCAGATCCCTATAGATGATTCCCATTTTTCACAGGGCTTAGCCCAGTAAAATACCATACAGCCAAATTAAATTGTTAATATAAATGTGTAATTGCTCGCAATGACCCACAAATGAAAATTCAAAGCCCCACTAATAAGTCTTCACCAGGGGTGCTTGGCCAGCTGCCAATGGCCTCAGGAGACCGCAGTGAGAAGTAGCTAGGATCTTCCCCTAGTTAGCAGAAACGCACAGGGCTAATGCACGGTAGCAGCCTCCGTTTCAGCACTCCCCTTCTCCATAAAAAGAGCTGCGATGTGGAGTCACACTCTAAACAACTCCTAAGTTAACATGGCCTGACCTGGCCAGTCGCTCTGACACCACTGCCCCTGTCAGGCCCCCCTGACTCCATCCTGGCTGCTGCCCAGCCCACTGGCTCTTCCCTGAGGACCAGTCCTGCTGAAAGGGTGAGCCTGGGCCCCCACTTAGGACCATGTGACTTAACACCCAATAGGGTGGACACCTGCCCCAAGCAGGACCCATCAGATTATTTCCTGGAAACCTAGAAGTGAGAAAGTCCAGTTTGTCGGCGTTGGTGCTGGATCCCAGAGGTCATGTGTGCAGCATGGGGAGCTTATTGGAGCACTCTTTCTAGTGAGAGAGAATGAAGCCCCGTTTGCAACCCCTTGGGGAGAGGCAGAAAGTCACCTCAGTCCATGATTCTGGACCCTCACAAGGAATTGGAGATCCTTCCAATAAATTCTCACTCCTTTCTGCTTAAGTCTGCAGGACAGGCTTGTGTTCACCCCAACCCtgacttgagggcagggacttttgTCAGCTTTATCCTCTGCTGTATCCCAGTACCTGGAATGTTAGAAGCTGGATGAATCCCTGTGTAAAATGAAGCCCCAATGAGGCTGATCTCTAGAATTTCTACTTACACTATCAGTCCGTCCACTGAGCACCTCAATCCCCTTACTCCTCTGAACAAAAACCTTCCCTTCACAAGATTCTGAACAGAAGCatatattcagggcaacttgaatccatgggatgaaaaaaaaaaaaataccaaagtccACAACACCTAGCTCAGCCACCCAGGCCTCCCAAGGACTGGTTCTCCCACACCCTTCCAGTGCCAGGTCCCCTGCCTCCTGACCCAAATATTGGAGCCTCTCACTGTTCCTTGAGCATGCACTACTCAGGCCCAGACTCTGGTTCACCCCATCCACTCTCTTAAACACACTCCCCGCTTCAAGGAATGAAATCCCATCCATGCTCAAGGCCCAACTCAAGCATCAGCTCCTCCTCAAAGCCTTTCATATGGCTTCAGCAAGAAGAAATCCTTCCCTCCCTGGAACGGGTAGAGGTATCTGCGCGTAATACTCACAAGGCACTCACTGCATGCTGGCTGCTTTGTGTGAGGCATGAGAACTCCCCAGTCCAGAATCTGAAGGTCAGTTATATTAGCTGGGTGGCCACTGTCCTCTCACCTTTCTGGGCCTGTcgccccaccctcccacccctcaCTCCTACTGCTTTTTCTCCATAGTCCTCACCAACTTCTACTTTACCATATAACTTAAGAGTACGCCTGTCCTCTCACTAgtatgtaagctccatgagggcagagatttctgttttattcactgttaCATCCTTGGCACCTGCAAGAGTTGGTACTCAGTAAATACctgttggatgaataaatgaattccagcctggccaaggtggcgaaaccccatctctactaaacatacaaaaattagccaggtgtggtgttgcacacctgtaatcccagctactcagggggctgaggcacaagaattgcttgaacccaggaagcagaggctgcagtgatgtGAGACTGCATcagtgcacaccagcctgggcaacaaagtgagacgctgtctcaaaaaaaaaaaaaaaagaatgaataaatgaatgaatatacaaaATGAAGTTGACCCCTGTTATTGAGTTCATGATTCTTTTATTTAGTTAggtagtttttgagacagagtttagctctcgttgcccaggctgtagtgcaatggcacgatctcgactcaccgcaacctccacctcccaggttcaagcgattctcctgcctcagcctcccgagtagctgggattacaggcatgcgccaccacacccggctaattttttgtatttttagtagagacggggtttctccacgttggtcaggctggtctccaactccctcaggtgatctgcccaccttggcctcccaaagtgctgggattacaggcatgagccaccgtgcctggccaagtctgTGATTCttttagagcagtggtccccaacctttttggcccCAAGGACCAGTTTCATGAAAGGAATTCACTTTTTCCGTGACCGGGGTGGGGGGATGTTTTTGGGATTATTCAGATACATtaaatttattgtgcactttatttccattattattacaccgtaatatataatgaaataattatacaactcaccataacgtagaatcagtgggagccctgagcttgttttcctgcaactaggtggtcccatctaggggtgatgggagacagtgacagatcatcacgcattagattctcataaggagcacataaCCTAGATCCCTCCCATGTGCAGTACACAATAGGGTTCATGtgcctatgagaatctaatgcccctgctgatctgacaggaggccgAGCTCAAGCAGTGATGTGAGCAATGCGGAGacactgtaaatacagatgaagctttgcttgctcacctgctgctcacctccggctgtgcagcctggttcctaacaggccacagaccacaACAggtccatggctcaggggttagggacccctggtttatttatttatttactatttatttatttttgtaaattgatATCCCATTTCAGTACCCCTGTTTTAGAGCAATGGTTGTCAAAGTGTGGCCCTCAGACCAGTAGCATCAGCTGGGAACTTGTCAGAAAAGCAAATTCCTAGGCCCTATCCCAGAGCTACCGAATCGGAAACTGTATAACAAGCTCTCTACGTGATTCAGAAGTATATGTAGTTTAAACACTACTGTGCTAGAGCATCTAGAACTCTGTATACCCAAAAAGGTATGTGGTAGGCACATaataatatttatcaaaagaCAAGCCTGGACCTTGGAGTCTGCAGACACACCCCTGAGCTCCTCCCCAGTGAATTTTCGTCATCCTTGGGTCTTATCCCTGTCATCCCAGGATTCCATCCTaacctcccccacacacagacacaaaaacatATAGTTAAACCTTCTCTGTGCTTTCATAGCTACTTACCTTTCTTCTATCATATACATGGGTGGACTACAGACCATAGATTATGGCCGTGaactacctgggttcaaatctccaCTCAACCACTTAGTAGTTATGTtccttgggcaaatcatttgaactttctgagcctcagtttcttcatttgtaatgaGGTACCTACCTCACTGTCTTGTGAAGTTAAACAAATTATtctaagattaaatgagttaacatatgtGAAGGCACATGGTAAGAACTGTGTGTGAACTCTATGAGAGACAGAGTGTGAGCTACTGTCTTACTGTACTTATCACACTATGTTGTAATAGCCTAGGGTGTAAGTGCTAGGGATGAGGAAGAAGCATACTAGACTAGGACTAGTCTCTGTCTTGAGGGATAGatgctgaaaaatgtttgatgaatggATGGTAGATCCTCCATGCTCTTTCAACTGCCCTACACTGCCTCACAGTGGCTGCCAGCCCTAGAGATGTTCTAGATAGTAGGACAACTTGTTCTACTGGAATTAATTACCATCAACTCAAGCAAGAAATTCTTCCCTATGAAAGAAGCACatgaaagaagatacacaaatggtcaATACGCACATGATGCTCAACATCgttagccattagagaaatgcggatcaaaaccacaatgagatatcatttcacacccACTAAATGGTTATAAATCAAAgacacaggccaggcgtggtggctcacgcctgtaatcccagcactttgggaggccgaggcgggcggatcacgaggtcaggagatcgagaccatcctggctaacacggtgaaaccccgtctctactaaaaatacaaaaaattagccgggcgaggtggcgggcgcctgtagtcccagctactcgggaggcgaacCGGtgaacccagctaattttttctttttttagtagagacggggtttcaccgtgttagccaggatggtttcgatctcctgacctcgtgatccacccgcctcggcctcccaaagtgctgggattacaggcgccagccggCCAATAAactgtctttaaacagaaacacacataaaacaagattATGTATTGATCAGTTGAGGGAATATTGTGACCAAAGCCTTGCAGAAACCTAACCCAGAATTTCTCCTAAAAGCAATGGTTCAGTGTTTGCTAGTTCAGTATTTCCTGGGACTTTATAACAAAATTACTACATGTAATGAGAACCGACAGTatggggccgggcgcagcggctcacacctgtaatcccagcactttgggaggctgaggcaggtggatctcctgagatcaggagttaaagaccagcctggccaacatcgcgaaaccccttctctactaaaaatacaaaaattagacggctgtggtggcacacacctgcagtctcagctacttgggaggctgaggcagaagaattgctagaacctgagAGGCGAGGTTACCGTGAGctaagatcccgccactgcactccagcctgagcaacagagctagactccatctcaaaaaaaaaaaaaaaaaactgacactATCCTGACACTATCTAGGaatggaatttctggatcatatgaaACCCCACTGGTAGCTCTATCCTCGCCCACCGCTGCCGCCTCCTTCTGCCGCTCCTGGTGCTGCTTGTGTGCTCGTTTGGTGCGGACCTGGTACCTCTTTTGTGAAGTGGCAGCTGAGGAGACTTCGGCGCTCGCCATGGCCGACGAAAAGCCCAACGAAAGAGTCAAGTCGGAGAACAACGATCATATTAATTTGAAGGTGGCGGGGCAGGATGGTTCTGTGGTGCAGTTTAAGATTAAGAGGCATACACCACTTAGTAAACTAATGAAAGCCTATTGTGAACAACAGGGATTGTCAATGAGGCAGATCAGATTCCGATTCGACGGGCAACCAATCAATGAAACAGACACACCTGCACAGTTGGAAATGGAGGATGAAGATACAATTGATGTGTTCCAACAGCAGACGGGAGGTGTCTACTGAAAAGGGAACCTGCTTCTTTACTCCAGAACTCTGTTCTTTAAAGACCAAGATTACATTCTCAATTAGAAAACTGCAATTTGGTTCCACCACATCCTGACTACTACCGTAtagttttctctgttctttcattTCCCCCTTCCCCATTCCTTTATTGTACATAGCTGGTATATGTGCACAAgcatattgcattttttttttaactaaacagCCAATGGTATATTTTGATTGACATCAAGTGGAGACGGGACGGGGAAAAATACTGATTCTGTGAAAATACCCCCCTTCTCCATTAGTGGCATGCTCATTCAGCTCTTTATATTCCAGTAAGTTATTTTGCTCTCactgttttaataaaaaaaaaaaaccacaaaaatcctTGCATACCTTGTTCAATTGcagaattttaatgtttttcactTATCATTGTAAAACCACGgacaattttataacttttttgtaCATAGCTGTTACATGTAGGGCAATCTGTCTTTAAGTAGGGACAAAttactctaaaacaaaaaaagaaacctagaTAGTTTTCCCTTCAAGTCAAGCGTCTTGTTGTTTAAATAAACTtcttgttcaaaaaaaaaaaaagaaagaaagaaagaaaagaaactccactggtaactttctgaggaactgccaaaaCTTCACTTTATAGTTTTGTAGGTTGCAAAAAAATAATCTGATGTCCAAGATCACCAGAGGAACAACACCTGTTCCCCCCTCCTATCCAATGGTCTCTCTCCTGAGTGCACTGACTTACTTGCAGAGGAGgaataaacacaaaagaagaagaaaaaagcaagtcAAAGGACATAAATATGGGTGGGTAGATGTGGCTCCCTGTGACTTCTCTTATGGAGGTGTGCCCTACTTCACAGTCTTTTATACACAGACAGAAGATAGTCACCATTTTGGACTTtctctttgttctgcttttttggtttttttactttttcttactttcttactTCTTTGTACTGACTCATATTTCTCCACATTACAAATGTAATAAATTAACTAGATGCAACAAGAAACAGACTAAACAAGGCTGAAAGCAAATTAATGGCATGGAAGAAAGTATGAtctgaagccaggtgtggtggcttaggcctgtaatccctgagtaatctcaaaaaaaaaaaaaaaaaaaaaaaaaaacagaaagaaaagaaaaaaagaaaagaaagtttgtgATCTGAGAGACCAAAATAGACACCACTTTATCGACTAAGTTGCACTCAAAGCTTCAGGAAATGAAGTTACCTACGGGCAGAGGGTTCAGGGCCTGGCTGGCATGGCAAATGTCTAAATTCCTTTGGCTAAACTCCCTAACAATAGGAGCTATCAATTCTGATTTACAACCCAGACCACTACAACTCTGATTGGACAGAGGACGGGCCTCACAAACATTCTTTTCTGATAAGCTACTGCAGGCTTTTGGCCAGTTTCAGCAGCTTATAGAGGATTTGCACAAACTGTGTATCCTGTAGTTCACTTTTTGTTGTAAAGAGCCAAATTCCATCTCGTTTTAATGCTAAAACTCAGTCTCAAAGTAAATGTGGGATGTGTGTGACATATGTGTTTAACCAATTCccttataaatatgtatagcATTTCCCTCAAAGATGCTgaatatgatatggtttggtgatatgctttggctgtgtccccacccaaatctcatcttgaattgtagttcccataatcctgacgtgtggtgggagggacctggtgggaggtaattgaatcatgagggttgTTAtctccatgctgttctggtgatagtgagttctcaccagatctgatggttttataaggggctttcccctcattgctcagcacttctctttgctgccgccatgtgaagaaggacgtgtttgcttccccttctcccatgattgtaagtttcctgaggcctccctagccctgtggaactgtgagccaattaaacttctttcctttataaattgcccagtctcgggtatttcttcatagcagcatgagaatagactaatacaatatgTATGATACTGGCCTTATGAGACTTAACTCTCAAGCTATCCTTCTCCTCTTCTAAGAGAGTGCACCTTCCAGCCACATCAGAGCCATAAGCCAAAAAAGAATTctaagcaataataataaagaggtcAGCAAAAGGGAGTAGTGGGAGAGAGTGTAACAGTGATGAAGTCCTCACAGACCTTCTTGGAATTGGATATCTGCAGAAGTCTATCAAAGAGAAAGTTTTACCATGTACCAGGATATCAATGGATGCTTTAAAAGTGGAAATATGTGGTTAAAACtgaaagaaaccaaaatattCTTCTGTAATATACTAGGGATTGTAGAGCTGAAGAAGATTAAAGGGCAGGGGACACTCTACCCTTCCCTCCGCTTGCCTGATGGCAGGACGGCAATTTACAAAGACAAAAGGTCTTCCTGCCTCCTCTCTGCCTTTCCCACCTAAAGATAGGATTTGCAGGGTTTGCTTATAAGCTCATAGACAAAAGCGCCAGTGACTTTTCTCTTCCCATAGATTAACCTTCCGACATTTTCCCACCTTTTGGAAACCTGAAGATGCTCTCTTGTCACTATAGGATTTATGAGTCTTTGTTAAAATACTATTTAAGCAAGGCCCCTAAGCCACTGCCTTGAGAAAGAAATCCACTTGAACTGAGAAGCCTTTCCTGTATGATGGGTACAGCAATGactcaataaactttttttttttttttgacatggagtcttgctctgttgcccagtctggagtgcagaggcacgatcttggctcactgcaacctctgcctcccaggtccaagcgattctcctgcctcagcctcttgagtagctgggattacaggcgcctgccaccacacctggctactttctgtatttttagtagagatggggtttcaccatgttgtccagtctggtctcaaactcctgacctcaggtgattcacccgtctcagcctcccaaattgctaggattacaggcatgagccacagtgcccagccaaacTTCTgctgacttttatttttaggagGCTATTTCACCTAAGAACCTatgagggaaagaaaataaaatatattttctccccTAGAAAACACAGAATCACTCttagagttgtgtgtgtgtggctgtctgtgtatgtctgtgtgtgtgctgtgaAATATGCCCATTTAGTAGTTTTTATAAGCATaatcatttttcttcatgttaAATGACTCTTTTGGGAATTAATATCTCTAGTAGtaaaaaaaacttctttaatttcacaaatatgtcattttctgttaactttaagtaaaataaaatttagtaatttctattttaagaagCGTGTGTGAATACTCTCCCTTTCATCTCTGTATTACTCTAGCTACCTATCTAtgtctttaataaataaataaataaaaataaaaaataaaaaccagggtctcacactgttgttcaggctggagtgcagtggtgcgatcatggctcactgcagctgtgatttcccgggctcaagtgatcctcccacctcagcatcccaagtagctgggactacaggtgcgtgccaccatgctcagctaatttttgcattttttgtagagatggtgtctcattatgttacccaggctggtcttgaactcctgggctcaagcgatcctgaaaccttggcctcccagagtgctggggttataggcatgagccaccactagGTCTACTTTAAAAGaaatgcttaacggagtttttcaagtaaaaatgaaagaaagcagctgggtatggtggctcatgcctgtaatcccagcattttgggaggccgaggagggtggatcacttgaggtcaggaggtcaagaccagccaggccaacatggcaaaaacccacgccttctaaaaatacaaaaaattagccaggtgtggtggcgggtgcctgtaatcccaactactcagggggctgaggcaggagaatcaattaaaccatgaggcggaggttgcagtgagccgagatcacaccactgccctccaccctgggtgacagagcaacactctgtctcaaaaaggaaaaaaaaagaatgctaattAATCACATGAAagcataagaaaatatataatattcagcAGTAAATGTGcatatacttgggaggctgaggccggagaattgcttgaacctaggaagtggaggtttcagtgagctgagatcgcaccactgcactccagcctgccaaactgcatctcaaaaaaaaaaaaaaaaaacaaaaacttgaggcctggcctcgtgctcccctcccatcccccatTCCGTGGGTCCAAGCTGCCTTGGCTGAGGAGTGGGCTgaggaggtgtgagcccctgccaggaaccccCTGCCCAGACCATGTACTTGGCCCACAGGCCCCTGATGTCTGCGTCCAGCGAGGCCTCCGGTGGCATCAGCATGTTTGTGTGGAGGAACGTGGAACCTTGCTCTGTGGCTGTGTTCTCCTGGTACTCTgtccccttcctgacccctccctgcagccgcgtgaggcccagcaacctgccagtcacTCAGTGGCCTCCATCCAGAGCAAAgaacctgccaagttggcagctgttgctcacgAGTGTCC
This genomic interval from Gorilla gorilla gorilla isolate KB3781 chromosome 6, NHGRI_mGorGor1-v2.1_pri, whole genome shotgun sequence contains the following:
- the LOC115935322 gene encoding small ubiquitin-related modifier 2-like, with the protein product MADEKPNERVKSENNDHINLKVAGQDGSVVQFKIKRHTPLSKLMKAYCEQQGLSMRQIRFRFDGQPINETDTPAQLEMEDEDTIDVFQQQTGGVY